The following coding sequences are from one Chloroflexaceae bacterium window:
- a CDS encoding wax ester/triacylglycerol synthase family O-acyltransferase, with product MSDRSARTPFSNIDAYWLHIDEPVNPMVITTLWGFDQPIAFDDLRAIVRDRLLVFERFRQRMVEPRGDGRPYWELAPDFELSAHLHHIALPGDGTQADLRDLVSDLLSATLDRSRPLWQMYLVDRCGPGCALIMRLHHCLADGITLSHMLLGLTDEGAAKAAAEPRHNHHASRSPLALISDMARAADHALHEGWELITHPDQLLQMGLSSAGAAGKLMLMGPDPQTPLKGPLSVAKRAAWTGPVPLADVKAAGRVTGATINDVLLAAVSGALSRYLRGRGVDVTDLTIRAVVPVNLLPPGAHPDGGNHFGLVFVSLPLGVTDTVERVRRIHAETSAIKRSPEAVIAFGLMEAMGAAPVEVERFGVDIFAAKATVVITNVPGPREPYSLAGQLIRRVMFWVPTARLGLGISILSYNGEVQIGVLADAGLVPDPERIVVAFHQEMDEYIALARQVGAV from the coding sequence ATGAGCGACCGTTCTGCGCGAACGCCATTCTCCAACATTGATGCGTACTGGCTCCATATTGACGAGCCAGTCAACCCGATGGTGATCACGACCCTCTGGGGCTTCGATCAGCCGATCGCCTTCGACGACCTGCGCGCAATCGTCCGCGACCGGCTGCTGGTCTTCGAGCGCTTCCGCCAGCGCATGGTCGAGCCGCGAGGCGACGGTCGCCCCTACTGGGAACTGGCCCCTGATTTTGAACTGAGCGCCCATCTGCACCATATCGCCCTCCCCGGCGACGGCACTCAGGCCGACCTGCGCGATCTCGTCAGCGACTTGCTCAGCGCCACCCTCGACCGCTCTCGCCCGCTCTGGCAGATGTACCTGGTTGATCGCTGCGGCCCGGGATGCGCCCTGATTATGCGCCTGCACCATTGCCTGGCCGATGGCATCACCTTGAGCCACATGCTCCTTGGCCTGACTGATGAGGGGGCGGCGAAGGCCGCCGCGGAGCCGCGACACAACCATCACGCCTCGCGCTCGCCCCTGGCGCTGATCAGCGATATGGCCCGCGCAGCCGATCACGCCCTCCACGAGGGCTGGGAGTTGATCACCCATCCCGACCAGTTGCTGCAGATGGGCCTGAGCAGCGCGGGCGCGGCCGGCAAATTGATGCTGATGGGGCCTGACCCGCAGACCCCGTTGAAGGGGCCGCTCAGCGTCGCCAAACGCGCCGCCTGGACCGGGCCGGTGCCTCTGGCCGACGTGAAAGCAGCCGGGCGGGTCACTGGCGCGACCATCAACGATGTGTTGCTTGCCGCCGTCAGCGGCGCCCTGAGCCGGTATCTGCGCGGGCGCGGAGTGGACGTGACCGATCTGACCATCCGCGCGGTCGTGCCGGTGAACCTGTTGCCGCCCGGCGCGCACCCCGATGGCGGCAACCACTTCGGGCTGGTCTTCGTCTCCTTGCCGCTCGGCGTGACCGACACGGTGGAACGTGTCAGGCGCATCCATGCCGAGACCAGCGCCATCAAGCGTTCACCCGAAGCCGTCATAGCTTTTGGGTTGATGGAGGCGATGGGCGCGGCCCCCGTGGAGGTCGAGCGTTTCGGCGTGGACATCTTCGCCGCCAAGGCGACTGTGGTGATTACGAACGTGCCGGGGCCGCGCGAGCCGTACTCCCTGGCCGGGCAGTTGATCCGCCGCGTCATGTTCTGGGTGCCGACAGCCCGGCTGGGTCTGGGGATCAGCATCCTGAGTTACAATGGAGAGGTGCAAATCGGCGTTCTCGCCGATGCGGGCCTCGTGCCCGACCCGGAGCGGATCGTTGTCGCCTTCCACCAGGAGATGGACGAGTATATCGCCCTCGCCCGGCAGGTCGGCGCCGTCTGA
- a CDS encoding N-acetyltransferase: protein MPIDLDQVKVRHNPAAQRFEALVEGQLSVAEYRLDGRRILFTHTEVPPALRGQGVAAKVVRAALDYARESGLIVVPLCWYVDAFIRRNPEYRDLLG, encoded by the coding sequence ATGCCAATTGATCTTGATCAAGTCAAAGTACGCCACAACCCTGCGGCGCAACGCTTCGAGGCGCTGGTCGAGGGTCAACTCTCCGTCGCCGAGTACCGGCTCGATGGCCGGCGCATCCTGTTCACCCATACCGAGGTGCCGCCAGCCCTGCGCGGTCAGGGCGTCGCCGCGAAGGTCGTGCGTGCGGCCCTCGACTACGCCCGCGAGTCCGGTCTCATCGTGGTCCCCCTCTGCTGGTACGTGGACGCCTTTATTCGCCGCAACCCCGAGTACCGCGACCTGCTGGGGTGA
- a CDS encoding diguanylate cyclase: MMNSEHPPAPTTLLQAWNALLEQTSEAIVLLDAQGVIIGASVLARLLLNRGAEVLGVPFHVFVECARDNPLADSYCLEGRSVRVRRTPLSDADQRPLGQLLVLTPLPLATLPADEHFDARERQLRDVTLTISSALDINTILDRVVQLSIELLGADAGALSLYDAERDCIWTGHAIGISGLTDSGPLLRGTGAVWELLDSGKPLLINDYKNHPRAIPLLVERNVHAVVAVPICTVHKMLGALGVYYLQPGRQFTRRDQQLLETVARQTAVALENARLYQTALEEAERRSLLYRASLEFGQELELDALCQAIHRAAGRLMPCDTCVIGLLDAERQEIEYVYKVDAVGIWPRERLPLQRGLIGFIVRTGISLRITGCDPEIEKWFDAEPFGEGEQPTGSLLAVALNVGGQPIGALSVQAEASDAYRSADLDVLETLAATAAIAIQNARLFHQVQQLATLDSLTGVSNRRHFFELARREVERAERYHRPLSLLMIDVDYFKQFNDTYGHVAGDQALQIIAARMRDNLRQNDIIGRFGGEEFIVLLPETGNDSALQVAERLRGAIDARPIATDVAEVSMSVSIGVASCGCGVPPMSLEQLLKCADDALYVAKHRGRNQIQVAPLHA; the protein is encoded by the coding sequence ATGATGAACTCCGAGCATCCGCCAGCCCCGACCACGCTGCTCCAGGCCTGGAACGCCCTGCTGGAACAGACCAGCGAGGCGATCGTGTTGCTCGACGCCCAGGGTGTGATTATCGGCGCCAGTGTGCTGGCGCGCCTGCTGCTCAACCGCGGCGCAGAGGTGCTCGGCGTTCCGTTTCACGTCTTCGTGGAATGCGCGAGGGACAACCCGCTGGCCGACTCCTACTGCCTCGAAGGACGCTCCGTGCGGGTGCGTCGCACTCCCCTCAGCGATGCCGACCAGCGCCCCCTTGGCCAGTTGCTGGTGCTCACGCCCTTGCCGCTGGCAACGCTCCCCGCCGACGAGCATTTTGACGCGCGCGAACGGCAACTTCGCGACGTGACGCTCACCATCAGCAGCGCGCTGGATATTAACACCATACTTGACCGGGTGGTGCAACTATCAATCGAACTGCTCGGCGCCGATGCTGGCGCGCTGTCCTTGTATGACGCCGAGCGTGATTGCATCTGGACCGGACACGCCATCGGGATCTCCGGTTTGACCGACTCAGGACCCCTGTTGCGCGGCACCGGGGCGGTATGGGAGCTTCTGGACAGCGGCAAGCCGCTGCTGATCAACGACTACAAGAACCATCCACGGGCCATTCCGTTACTTGTTGAGCGCAACGTGCATGCCGTTGTAGCTGTGCCGATCTGCACCGTCCACAAGATGCTGGGCGCTCTGGGGGTCTACTATCTCCAACCGGGACGCCAGTTCACCCGGCGCGACCAGCAACTGCTCGAGACCGTGGCCCGTCAGACCGCGGTGGCGCTGGAGAACGCCCGTCTCTACCAGACCGCCCTTGAGGAGGCCGAGCGGCGATCACTGCTCTACCGGGCCAGCCTGGAGTTCGGCCAGGAGCTTGAACTCGATGCCCTCTGCCAGGCGATCCACCGCGCCGCGGGGCGCCTGATGCCATGCGACACCTGCGTGATTGGACTGCTCGACGCGGAGCGCCAGGAGATCGAGTATGTTTACAAGGTGGACGCCGTCGGGATCTGGCCGCGCGAGCGCCTGCCGCTCCAGCGAGGATTGATCGGCTTTATTGTCCGCACCGGGATTTCGTTGCGCATCACCGGCTGTGATCCCGAAATCGAGAAGTGGTTCGACGCCGAACCGTTCGGCGAGGGCGAACAACCAACCGGGTCGCTCCTGGCGGTGGCGCTCAACGTCGGCGGCCAGCCCATTGGCGCGCTCTCGGTTCAGGCTGAAGCCAGCGACGCCTACCGCAGCGCCGATCTCGATGTGCTGGAAACGCTGGCGGCTACGGCGGCGATTGCCATCCAGAATGCGCGTCTCTTCCACCAGGTGCAACAACTGGCCACGCTGGACTCGCTCACCGGCGTGTCTAATCGCCGCCACTTCTTCGAACTGGCCCGGCGTGAAGTGGAGCGGGCGGAACGCTATCACCGCCCGCTTAGCTTATTGATGATTGACGTTGATTATTTCAAGCAGTTCAACGACACCTACGGGCATGTCGCAGGCGATCAGGCGCTACAGATCATCGCCGCGCGCATGCGCGACAACCTGCGCCAGAACGATATTATCGGGCGCTTCGGGGGAGAGGAGTTCATCGTCCTGCTGCCTGAAACGGGGAACGATTCGGCGCTCCAGGTGGCCGAGCGTCTGCGTGGCGCCATTGACGCACGGCCTATCGCAACCGATGTGGCCGAAGTATCAATGAGCGTGAGCATTGGCGTCGCAAGCTGCGGATGCGGCGTGCCACCGATGTCTCTTGAGCAGTTGCTCAAATGCGCCGACGATGCCCTCTACGTCGCCAAGCACCGCGGCCGCAACCAGATCCAGGTCGCCCCGCTCCATGCCTGA
- a CDS encoding PAS domain-containing protein, which yields MSTHFPSDPTALMADYERLRERVAQLEDVTRAKRQENELRIFKLLVENAPDGIGIADNDLVLTYANPAFAAMLGYPGLAGMTVPAITHPDDLPILSAIAEQVIRGETPCETIRYLRSDGATVTVQASALALRDGEGNLIGYASINRDITRQLEAEESLRASEQRNRALLNAIPDLLFVLTADGVFLDFKADNSGDLLLPPEAFLNRKVADVLPPHLAEQVMTHIEALKRTHTMQTYEYQVVINDELRDFEARMVQSDDDVLVLSRDVTKQRRAERERQAMQEQIIEAQQATLRELSTPLMPIADGVVAMPLIGTIDTLRAQQIMEALLEGIADHRARFAILDITGVKVVDTQVAGALIRSAQSARLLGARVVLTGISPEIAQTLVHIGADMREMITKPTLQQGIAYVLEQ from the coding sequence ATGAGCACACATTTTCCCTCCGACCCGACAGCACTGATGGCCGACTACGAGCGTTTGCGGGAGCGAGTTGCGCAACTGGAGGACGTTACCCGGGCAAAGCGGCAGGAAAATGAACTGCGCATCTTCAAGTTGCTGGTGGAGAACGCCCCTGACGGCATCGGCATCGCCGACAACGATCTGGTATTGACCTACGCCAATCCCGCCTTCGCTGCGATGCTGGGCTACCCCGGCCTGGCCGGCATGACAGTGCCGGCGATTACCCATCCCGATGATCTACCGATATTGAGCGCCATCGCCGAACAGGTGATTCGGGGCGAGACCCCGTGCGAAACAATACGCTATCTGCGCAGCGACGGTGCGACGGTCACGGTGCAGGCCTCAGCGCTGGCGCTGCGCGACGGTGAGGGCAACCTGATCGGCTATGCATCAATCAATCGCGACATTACCAGACAACTTGAAGCAGAGGAGAGTCTGCGCGCCAGTGAGCAGCGCAACCGCGCGCTGCTCAACGCCATTCCCGATCTGTTGTTCGTACTCACTGCCGATGGCGTTTTTCTCGATTTCAAAGCAGATAACAGCGGCGACCTGCTGCTGCCGCCCGAAGCGTTTCTCAACCGGAAGGTCGCCGATGTCCTGCCGCCGCATCTGGCTGAACAGGTCATGACCCACATCGAAGCGCTCAAACGCACCCATACGATGCAGACCTACGAGTATCAGGTTGTCATCAACGATGAGTTGCGTGATTTTGAAGCGCGCATGGTGCAGAGTGACGACGATGTGCTGGTGCTATCGCGTGACGTAACGAAGCAGCGGCGCGCCGAACGCGAACGGCAGGCGATGCAGGAGCAGATCATCGAGGCTCAGCAGGCGACGCTGCGCGAGCTGAGCACGCCGCTGATGCCTATCGCCGACGGCGTGGTGGCGATGCCGCTGATCGGCACGATTGATACGTTGCGCGCGCAACAGATTATGGAAGCGCTGCTCGAAGGCATCGCTGATCACCGTGCCCGTTTCGCCATCCTCGACATTACCGGAGTGAAGGTGGTGGACACGCAGGTGGCCGGGGCGCTGATCCGCTCGGCGCAGTCCGCTCGCCTGCTCGGCGCGCGGGTGGTGCTGACGGGCATCAGCCCGGAGATTGCCCAGACCCTCGTGCACATTGGCGCCGATATGCGCGAGATGATCACCAAACCAACGCTGCAACAGGGTATCGCCTACGTGCTCGAGCAGTAG
- the ltaE gene encoding low-specificity L-threonine aldolase, whose protein sequence is MDAIESAAATSQRLIDLRSDTVTLPTPAMREAMARAEVGDDVYGEDPTVNRLETLAAELAGKEAAIFVPSGTMGNLIALLAHGRRGTRVICGDECHIYHYEAGGASALGGLVYHTLPTAADGTLPLERIRAALAPPRDEHEAPPGVLCLETTHNRCGGTVLPLAYLEAAHAIAREAGVPLHLDGARIFNAAVALGVEARAIARHADTVLFCLSKGLAAPVGSLVAGPRPLIAQMRRLRKLVGGGMRQAGVVAAAGIVALTEMTARLADDHATARALAEGLAALPGLRVDLERVQSNIVRFELTTSHPGPADFLAGLRQRGVLMGRLEGNVLRAVTHYGISPGDVRQAIAAASEALQS, encoded by the coding sequence ATGGACGCAATCGAAAGCGCCGCAGCTACGTCACAAAGGCTGATCGATCTGCGCAGCGACACGGTCACCCTGCCGACCCCGGCCATGCGCGAGGCCATGGCGCGGGCCGAGGTCGGCGACGATGTCTACGGCGAGGATCCCACTGTGAACCGCCTGGAGACCCTCGCGGCGGAGCTGGCGGGCAAGGAGGCGGCGATCTTTGTGCCCAGCGGCACCATGGGCAATCTGATCGCCCTGCTGGCCCACGGGCGTCGCGGGACGCGGGTGATCTGCGGTGACGAGTGCCATATCTACCACTACGAGGCCGGCGGCGCCTCGGCCCTGGGCGGCCTGGTCTACCATACGCTGCCAACCGCTGCCGACGGCACGCTGCCGCTGGAGCGCATCCGCGCGGCGCTGGCCCCGCCCCGCGACGAGCACGAGGCCCCGCCTGGCGTCCTCTGCCTGGAGACGACCCATAACCGCTGCGGCGGTACGGTGCTGCCCCTGGCCTACCTGGAAGCCGCCCACGCCATCGCGCGCGAGGCCGGCGTGCCGCTGCACCTCGACGGCGCGCGGATCTTCAACGCCGCCGTGGCCCTCGGCGTCGAGGCGCGCGCCATTGCCCGGCACGCCGATACCGTACTCTTCTGCCTCTCCAAGGGACTGGCCGCCCCCGTCGGTTCGCTGGTCGCCGGCCCGCGCCCGCTCATTGCGCAGATGCGCCGGCTGCGCAAACTTGTCGGCGGCGGCATGCGCCAGGCCGGCGTCGTCGCCGCGGCGGGCATCGTCGCCCTCACCGAGATGACCGCGCGGCTGGCCGATGACCACGCTACCGCCCGCGCCCTGGCCGAGGGTCTCGCCGCCCTTCCCGGTCTGCGGGTGGATCTGGAACGGGTGCAGAGCAATATTGTGCGCTTCGAGTTGACCACCAGCCATCCGGGGCCTGCTGACTTCCTGGCCGGTCTGCGGCAGCGAGGAGTGCTGATGGGCCGGCTTGAAGGAAACGTGCTGCGCGCGGTGACGCACTATGGCATATCGCCCGGAGATGTGCGCCAGGCTATCGCTGCCGCCAGCGAGGCCCTCCAAAGTTGA